Proteins encoded together in one Procambarus clarkii isolate CNS0578487 chromosome 11, FALCON_Pclarkii_2.0, whole genome shotgun sequence window:
- the LOC123758201 gene encoding uncharacterized protein, with the protein MDLQEFCGSAQPMHLRGFAGSGQTVRKWLSFFPNAYFSLYVGEQPVNRPLDVLTAIPKERLLLESAAPVIIEAGTTPLISPVYVGDVGIYIAQWLNVDIALLAEVTTANGRRLFKPVQKKQ; encoded by the coding sequence ATGGACCTGCAGGAATTCTGCGGATCAGCCCAACCCATGCATTTACGAGGTTTTGCTGGGTCGGGACAGACAGTTCGAAAATGGCTCAGTTTTTTCCCAAATGCATATTTCAGTCTATATGTTGGGGAACAGCCCGTGAACCGGCCATTAGATGTATTGACGGCCATACCGAAAGAGCGCTTACTTCTGGAGTCGGCGGCACCTGTGATCATTGAGGCAGGGACCACCCCGCTTATCTCACCCGTATACGTCGGGGACGTGGGAATATATATTGCACAATGGTTGAACGTGGACATCGCACTCCTAGCAGAAGTTACTACTGCGAACGGTCGGAGGCTGTTCAAACCTGTGCAAAAGAAACAATAA